The following proteins are encoded in a genomic region of Brachypodium distachyon strain Bd21 chromosome 1, Brachypodium_distachyon_v3.0, whole genome shotgun sequence:
- the LOC100824660 gene encoding dihydrolipoyllysine-residue succinyltransferase component of 2-oxoglutarate dehydrogenase complex 1, mitochondrial, which produces MASRIAARLLLRRPTAALSFLQSCRHARHFSTQLLEGVPRFSKPTRARYFLPNASPYQLWSRSFASENGDLIEAVVPFMGESVTDGTLANFLKKPGDRVEADEAIAQIETDKVTIDVSSPEAGVIEKFIASEGDTVTPGTKIAVISKSAAPSETHVSPSEETSQKETPPPPPPEKPKVEEKSSKVESVKPKASKLSSPSEPQLPPKERERRVAMPRLRKRIANRLKDSQNTFAMLTTFNEVDMTNLMKLRSDYKDEFVEKHGVKLGLMSCFVKAAVSALQNQPIVNAVIDGDDIIYRDYIDISVAVGTSKGLVVPVIRDTEGMNFADIEKGINKLAKKATEGALSIDEMAGGTFTISNGGVYGSLISTPIINPPQSAILGMHSIVQRPVVVDGSILARPMMYLALTYDHRLIDGREAVLFLRRIKDVVEDPRRMLLDI; this is translated from the exons ATGGCGTCCCGAATCGcggcccgcctcctcctccgccgcccaaCTGCC GCATTAAGTTTTCTTCAGAGTTGTAGGCATGCTAGGCATTTCAGCACTCAGTTACTCGAAG GTGTTCCGAGATTCTCAAAGCCAACACG TGCACGCTATTTCCTTCCAAATGCTTCTCCATATCAACTTTGGAGTAGATCATTTGCTTCAGAAAATG GTGACTTGATTGAGGCTGTTGTGCCCTTCATGGGTGAATCTGTAACTGATGGAACCCTTGCCAATTTCTTGAAGA AACCTGGTGATAGAGTTGAAGCTGATGAGGCTATAGCGCAGATTGAAACTGATAAG gtTACCATAGATGTTTCTAGTCCAGAAGCTGGGGTGATTGAAAAG TTCATTGCCAGTGAAGGTGACACTGTTACTCCTGGCACCAAGATTGCTGTGATATCTAAGTCTGCTGCTCCAAGTGAGACCCATGTTTCACCATCTGAAGAGACCTCCCAGAAGGAGacccctccaccaccacctccagagAAACCCAAGGTTGAGGAAAAATCATCAAAAGTAGAATCTGTCAAACCAAAGGCGTCAAAACTGTCCTCCCCCTCAGAACCTCAGCTCCCTCcaaaggaaagagagagacgG GTGGCAATGCCAAGACTCAGGAAGCGTATTGCAAATCGTTTAAAGGATTCTCAGAACACTTTTGCAATGTTGACCACATTCAATGAAGTTGACAT GACCAATTTGATGAAGCTGCGTTCTGATTACAAAGATGAGTTTGTTGAGAAGCATGGTGTCAAATTGGGTCTAATGTCCTGCTTTGTAAAG GCTGCTGTTTCTGCACTTCAAAATCAGCCAATTGTTAATGCTGTTATTGATGGTGATGACATCATATACAGAGACTACATTGACATTAGTGTGGCTGTTGGCACTTCCAAG GGTCTTGTGGTGCCTGTTATCCGCGATACAGAAGGAATGAACTTTGCGGACATTGAGAAGGGGATAAACAAGCTTGCAAAGAAGGCAACTGAGGGGGCACTGTCAATTGATGAGATGGCAGGGGGCACCTTTACCATCTCGAATGGTGGTGTCTATGGAAGCCTTATCAGCACACCCATCATCAACCCTCCACAg TCAGCAATTCTTGGAATGCATTCCATTGTTCAACGCCCTGTTGTTGTGGATGGCAGCATCCTTGCAAGACCAATGATGTATCTTGCACTGACATATGACCATAGGTTGATAGATGGCAGAGAAGCTGTTCTGTTTCTGCGCCGCATCAAGGATGTGGTTGAAGATCCACGGAGGATGCTCCTTGACATATAG
- the LOC100824357 gene encoding probable U3 small nucleolar RNA-associated protein 7 — MGISTEEDTKERKNNKDSLDEMEMKVTKFSRGKAANLGALRDKKLKGQLAGKERLIGQSAKAAAQAEKWFLPIEGGYLEPEGLEKTYRYQQQSIVQEVDLLSSRKPFDMILPVLGPYTLEYTSNGRYMIVGGRKGHIAMMDMLNMDLIKEFQVRETVRDVAFLHNEQLFAVAQKKYPYIYNRHGTEIHCLKEHGKSLKLQFLDKHFLLVSINSFGQLHYQDMSTGEMIANYRTGLGRTDVMRVNPYNAVIGVGHAGGKVTMWKPTSVKPLVTMLCHHGPVTAVAFDKGGHLMATAGFDRKIKIWDLRKYEVVHSYAARAQSLDFSQKGLLAGSNGSLVEIYKDSGGQDYKVYMKHRMIKGYQVDKVLFRPYEDICGIGHSMGLSSILVPGSGEANFDTFVENPVETGKQRREKEVHALLNKLPPETVMLDPNMIATVRQPKKKEKKTKEEIEEEIEDVVEAAKNTKVKKKTKGRSKPSKRAKKKEEEVLKAKRPLLDQYKETNGQPEKKQRIGDQSELPKALQRFAKNRQP; from the exons ATGGGTATCTCTACCGAAGAGGACACCAAGGAGAGAAAGAACAACAAAGACTCTTTGGATGAAATGGAGATGAAGGTGACCAAGTTTTCGCGGGGGAAGGCTGCTAACTTGGGG GCTTTGCGTGATAAGAAATTGAAAGGACAGCTTGCTGGAAAAGAGAGGCTAATCGGACAATCTGCGAAAGCTGCTGCACAGGCTGAAAAG TGGTTTTTGCCTATTGAGGGAGGCTATTTGGAGCCTGAAGGTTTAGAGAAGACATATAGATATCAGCAACAATCGATTGTGCAGGAGGTGGACCTTTTGAGTTCAAGAAAACCATTTGATATGATCTTACCTG TACTTGGTCCTTATACTCTAGAGTACACATCAAACGGTCGCTACATGATAGTAGGTGGACGAAAAGGTCATATTGCTATGATGGATATGTTAAATATGGATCTCATCAAGGAGTTTCAG gTGAGGGAAACCGTGCGTGATGTGGCATTCTTACACAATGAGCAACTCTTTGCAGTCGCCCAGAAAAA GTACCCTTACATATATAATCGTCATGGCACAGAAATTCACTGTCTGAAG GAACATGGTAAATCACTGAAACTTCAGTTTCTGGACAAACACTTCCTCTTGGTATCGATAAACAGCTTCGGGCAGCTCCACTATCAAGATATGAGCACTGGTGAGATGATTGCAAACTACAGGACAGGTCTTGGGCGTACTGATGTGATGCGGGTAAATCCTTACAATGCTGTTATTGGCGTTGGACATGCTGGCGGAAAAGTTACCATGTGGAAGCCAACCAGTGTGAAACCCCTTGTCACAATGCTGTGCCATCATGGTCCTGTGACTGCTGTTGCATTTGACAAGGGTGGTCATCTTATGGCGACGGCAGGTTTTGACAGGAAAATTAAGATTTGGGATCTCAGGAAGTATGAGGTTGTGCATTCATATGCTGCACGTGCTCAGTCCTTGGATTTCAGCCAGAAGGGGTTGTTGGCAGGCAGTAATGGATCTCTAGTCGAGATATACAAGGATTCTGGGGGGCAGGATTATAAAGTTTATATGAAACATAGAATGATAAAGGGATACCAGGTTGACAAGGTTTTGTTCCGCCCTTATGAGGATATCTGTGGGATTGGGCACTCCATGGGCCTTTCTTCCATTCTTGTTCCTGGATCGGGTGAGGCAAACTTTGATACCTTTGTTGAGAACCCCGTGGAGACTGGGAAGCAAAGGAGGGAGAAGGAGGTGCATGCCCTCCTCAATAAGCTTCCACCAGAGACTGTCATGCTTGACCCAAATATGATCGCCACTGTAAGACaaccaaagaagaaagagaagaagaccaAGGAAGAGATCGAAGAAGAGATTGAAGATGTTGTTGAGGCCGCCAAAAACACTAAGGTCAAGAAGAAGACCAAGGGCAGGAGCAAACCCAGCAAGCGGgccaagaagaaggaggaagaggTTCTCAAAGCCAAGAGGCCTCTATTGGATCAATACAAAGAAACCAATGGACAGCCTGAGAAGAAACAAAGGATAGGCGACCAGAGCGAGCTGCCAAAAGCCTTGCAGCGGTTTGCCAAGAACAGACAACCATGA
- the LOC100824963 gene encoding uncharacterized protein LOC100824963 isoform X1, whose protein sequence is MDDKTEKGKGTDGSASRTRNTRKGGLKFTPKVRTKKVSEIIPKMEPQEETDVQTIDKILMSKLKTEKIPDSLKSATAEEKEASVQVTFGQVNPSIPRSFRTPRISSSVKNEKDVHLLSKFMLSEVTASAAKLPKQPAEPQLSQDFTHPSYNYPPITLPLRRPYFGDILYEDEFGEFSSSRARDGELTAAKELGLMDTEDMMNKPQLLFFQFPASLPLQTQVESVGANMDTSEDAEAEVTKSTVNYKKTRLQSTQGCKLKDLPDGLMGKVLVYKSGKVKMRLGGALFDVSAGINCAFPQEAVVINTNKKRCCSLGEVSKRAVVTPDIDYLLDHIKLGEE, encoded by the exons ATGGACGACAAGACTGAAAAGGGGAAAGGGACCGATGGCTCTGCCTCGCGTACTCGCAATACCCGCAAG GGTGGGCTTAAATTTACGCCCAAAGTGCGTACTAAGAAAGTCTCAGAAATAATCCCTAAGAT GGAACCACAAGAGGAGACTGATGTTCAGACAATTGATAAGATTTTGATGAGTAAACTTAAAACAGAAAAG ATCCCTGATTCCCTCAAAAGTGCTACGGCTGAGGAAAAAG AAGCCAGTGTCCAGGTTACATTTGGACAAGTAAACCCTTCAATTCCAAGATCCTTCCGCACCCCTCGAATTTCTTCATCAG TTAAAAATGAGAAGGATGTACACCTGCTTAGTAAGTTCATGCTGTCTGAGGTTACAGCTTCTGCGGCCAAGTTACCCAAGCAGCCTGCTGAACCACAG CTTTCGCAGGACTTTACCCATCCCAGCTACAACTATCCTCCTATTACTCTCCCGCTAAGGAGGCCCTACTTTGGAG ACATTCTTTATGAAGACGAGTTTGGAGAGTTTTCTTCTAGCAGAGCTCGAGATGGTGAATTAACTGCAGCTAAGGAACTTGGGCTAATG GACACTGAGGACATGATGAATAAACCGCAGCTGCTCTTCTTCCAGTTCCCTGCATCTCTTCCTTTACAGACGCAGGTTGAATCAGTTGGGGCAAATATGGATACCAGTGAGGACGCTGAAGCAGAGGTCACCAAATCCACGGTGAATTATAAGAAGACGAGACTTCAGTCAACCCAAGGCTGTAAGCTAAAAGATCTGCCAGATGGTCTCATGGGGAAGGTACTCGTGTACAAGAGTGGTAAAGTGAAGATGCGGCTCGGAGGTGCACTCTTTGAT GTTTCAGCTGGTATAAACTGTGCATTTCCTCAAGAGGCTGTAGTGATTAACACAAACAAGAAACGCTGCTGCAGCCTGGGGGAGGTTAGCAAGCGTGCAGTTGTAACTCCTGATATTGACTACTTGCTCGATCATATCAAGCTTGGAGAAGAATAG
- the LOC100824963 gene encoding uncharacterized protein LOC100824963 isoform X2 has translation MDDKTEKGKGTDGSASRTRNTRKGGLKFTPKVRTKKVSEIIPKMEPQEETDVQTIDKILMSKLKTEKIPDSLKSATAEEKEASVQVTFGQVNPSIPRSFRTPRISSSVKNEKDVHLLSKFMLSEVTASAAKLPKQPAEPQDFTHPSYNYPPITLPLRRPYFGDILYEDEFGEFSSSRARDGELTAAKELGLMDTEDMMNKPQLLFFQFPASLPLQTQVESVGANMDTSEDAEAEVTKSTVNYKKTRLQSTQGCKLKDLPDGLMGKVLVYKSGKVKMRLGGALFDVSAGINCAFPQEAVVINTNKKRCCSLGEVSKRAVVTPDIDYLLDHIKLGEE, from the exons ATGGACGACAAGACTGAAAAGGGGAAAGGGACCGATGGCTCTGCCTCGCGTACTCGCAATACCCGCAAG GGTGGGCTTAAATTTACGCCCAAAGTGCGTACTAAGAAAGTCTCAGAAATAATCCCTAAGAT GGAACCACAAGAGGAGACTGATGTTCAGACAATTGATAAGATTTTGATGAGTAAACTTAAAACAGAAAAG ATCCCTGATTCCCTCAAAAGTGCTACGGCTGAGGAAAAAG AAGCCAGTGTCCAGGTTACATTTGGACAAGTAAACCCTTCAATTCCAAGATCCTTCCGCACCCCTCGAATTTCTTCATCAG TTAAAAATGAGAAGGATGTACACCTGCTTAGTAAGTTCATGCTGTCTGAGGTTACAGCTTCTGCGGCCAAGTTACCCAAGCAGCCTGCTGAACCACAG GACTTTACCCATCCCAGCTACAACTATCCTCCTATTACTCTCCCGCTAAGGAGGCCCTACTTTGGAG ACATTCTTTATGAAGACGAGTTTGGAGAGTTTTCTTCTAGCAGAGCTCGAGATGGTGAATTAACTGCAGCTAAGGAACTTGGGCTAATG GACACTGAGGACATGATGAATAAACCGCAGCTGCTCTTCTTCCAGTTCCCTGCATCTCTTCCTTTACAGACGCAGGTTGAATCAGTTGGGGCAAATATGGATACCAGTGAGGACGCTGAAGCAGAGGTCACCAAATCCACGGTGAATTATAAGAAGACGAGACTTCAGTCAACCCAAGGCTGTAAGCTAAAAGATCTGCCAGATGGTCTCATGGGGAAGGTACTCGTGTACAAGAGTGGTAAAGTGAAGATGCGGCTCGGAGGTGCACTCTTTGAT GTTTCAGCTGGTATAAACTGTGCATTTCCTCAAGAGGCTGTAGTGATTAACACAAACAAGAAACGCTGCTGCAGCCTGGGGGAGGTTAGCAAGCGTGCAGTTGTAACTCCTGATATTGACTACTTGCTCGATCATATCAAGCTTGGAGAAGAATAG